From Pseudomonas sp. B21-028, one genomic window encodes:
- a CDS encoding TatD family hydrolase produces the protein MELIDTHTHLDFPDFDADRPALLAASRALGVRQMVVLGVYRDNWQRVWNLVQSDPDLHAALGLHPVYLDQHRPDDMTHLRDWLTRLAGHRQLCAVGEIGLDYYIENLDRERQQTLFEAQLQLAAEFELPALIHVRRSHAAVIATLKRLPLKRAGIIHAFAGSFEEAREYIKLGYKLGLGGAATWPQALRMHRVLAKLPLDAIVLETDSPDMAPAMFPGQRNSPAHLPAICEALAGIMAVSPEQLAEASTANARQLFNW, from the coding sequence GTGGAGCTGATCGACACCCACACCCACCTGGACTTTCCCGATTTCGACGCGGATCGTCCGGCGCTGCTGGCCGCAAGCCGCGCCTTGGGCGTCCGGCAGATGGTGGTGCTGGGTGTGTATCGCGACAACTGGCAGCGGGTCTGGAACCTGGTACAAAGCGACCCGGACCTGCACGCCGCGCTGGGCCTGCACCCGGTGTACCTCGACCAGCATCGCCCCGACGACATGACCCACCTGCGCGACTGGCTGACCCGCCTGGCCGGCCATCGGCAATTGTGCGCGGTGGGGGAAATCGGCCTGGATTACTACATCGAGAACCTGGACCGTGAGCGCCAGCAGACGCTGTTCGAAGCGCAACTGCAACTGGCGGCGGAGTTCGAACTGCCGGCACTCATCCACGTACGCCGCAGCCACGCAGCGGTCATCGCCACCCTCAAGCGCCTTCCCCTGAAACGCGCGGGGATCATCCACGCCTTCGCCGGCAGTTTCGAAGAAGCCCGCGAGTACATCAAGCTCGGTTACAAACTCGGCCTCGGCGGCGCCGCCACCTGGCCCCAGGCCCTGCGCATGCACCGGGTCCTGGCGAAACTGCCACTGGATGCGATTGTGCTGGAAACCGACTCCCCGGACATGGCCCCGGCAATGTTCCCCGGCCAACGCAACAGCCCGGCACACCTGCCGGCGATTTGCGAGGCCCTGGCCGGCATCATGGCAGTCAGCCCGGAGCAACTGGCCGAAGCCAGCACAGCGAACGCCCGGCAATTGTTCAACTGGTGA
- a CDS encoding DUF1631 domain-containing protein — translation MYNDGNVVPLRKASTDQANRSPLARLPVILLQVRDKAAQQLRLGLQRLFDNADDTLFEMADRARNDVEQNLFFEAMRDLRLKRKSIEREFIEQFFEAFVSLAQYDLTHASLSTAVAPSVPVQSSHDDLERHLAVEAMVTRVLSRDGASLDQLTARLSVLLARPMANSENPLSPALLCETFLQAGRNLGVEIKVKLILLKLFERYVLSECDQFYAEANQLLAATGILSDLKISPSRRASDRADDAPRSAPERSTKPRAAEVDDSVQEVFSALQKLVMQVRGSVAPTLEPSAPAQPISTRDLLRLLSHLQQYVPAPTLQDEFDLRSQLEQLLTRVSVKSGKSRVVEGADEDVINLIAMMFEFILDDHNLPDSLKALIGRLQIPMLKVAVQDKSFFSRGNHPARRLLNEIAAAAMGWGDCDDHQRDSLYQRIEQVVQRLLNDFVDDPAIFSEVLAEFLAFTSDERRRSELLEQRIRDAEEGRAKAELARQRVEGALNQVMLGKVLPQAVVEFVQQAWSQVLLLTGFKHGEQSAEWKADVLTLEQLIWSVQYHDEPDAGLRLLAMVPELLKALREGLSRSAFDPFATSEFFSELEVLHVQALQRMGQATDQAQSADAPVMIEVREKIVLRPAYKVPADNVTVRLPADDVGLLQVDQLRLGSWVEFQEDDDNSLRCKLAAIIQSTGKYIFVNRTGLKVQEHSRTGLALEFRRGAARLLDDTLLFDRALESVLGNLRQLNRGK, via the coding sequence ATGTATAACGACGGGAATGTAGTGCCTTTGCGCAAGGCGTCTACCGATCAGGCGAATCGCTCGCCACTCGCCCGTTTGCCTGTAATTCTGCTCCAGGTTCGCGACAAGGCCGCGCAACAGCTGCGCCTTGGCTTGCAGAGGCTGTTCGATAACGCCGACGACACCTTGTTCGAAATGGCCGACCGGGCGCGCAACGATGTCGAACAGAATCTGTTCTTCGAAGCCATGCGGGACCTGCGCCTGAAGCGAAAGAGTATCGAACGCGAATTCATCGAGCAGTTCTTCGAGGCGTTCGTCAGCCTCGCCCAGTACGACCTGACTCACGCCTCCTTGAGCACCGCCGTTGCTCCGAGTGTTCCGGTCCAGTCCTCCCATGACGATCTGGAGCGCCATCTGGCAGTGGAAGCCATGGTCACCCGGGTGCTCAGTCGCGATGGGGCCTCCCTCGACCAATTGACGGCCCGGCTCAGCGTACTGCTGGCGCGACCGATGGCGAATTCCGAGAATCCCCTGAGCCCGGCGCTGCTGTGCGAGACCTTTCTGCAGGCCGGGCGCAACCTGGGAGTGGAGATCAAGGTCAAGCTGATCCTGCTGAAGCTGTTCGAGCGGTATGTGCTCAGCGAGTGCGACCAGTTCTATGCCGAGGCCAACCAGTTGCTGGCGGCCACGGGTATCCTGTCGGATCTCAAGATTTCGCCGTCCCGGCGTGCGTCGGATCGTGCCGACGATGCTCCGCGCTCCGCGCCAGAGCGTTCGACCAAGCCCCGGGCCGCCGAGGTCGATGACAGTGTGCAGGAAGTGTTTTCCGCCTTGCAGAAACTGGTGATGCAGGTGCGTGGCAGCGTGGCCCCGACCCTGGAGCCCAGCGCACCGGCGCAGCCCATCTCGACCCGTGACCTGTTGCGCCTGCTCTCCCATTTGCAGCAATACGTGCCGGCCCCCACGCTTCAGGACGAGTTCGATCTGCGCAGCCAGCTCGAACAACTGCTCACCCGGGTCAGCGTCAAGAGCGGCAAGTCGCGGGTGGTCGAAGGTGCCGATGAGGACGTGATCAACCTGATCGCGATGATGTTCGAGTTCATCCTCGACGACCACAACCTGCCGGACTCCCTCAAGGCGTTGATCGGCCGCCTGCAAATCCCGATGCTCAAGGTCGCGGTGCAGGACAAGAGTTTCTTCAGTCGCGGCAATCATCCCGCCCGCCGACTGCTTAACGAAATTGCCGCCGCAGCCATGGGCTGGGGCGATTGCGACGATCATCAGCGCGATAGCCTTTATCAGCGCATCGAACAGGTGGTGCAACGCCTGTTGAACGACTTCGTCGATGACCCGGCGATTTTCTCCGAAGTCCTGGCCGAGTTTCTCGCCTTCACCAGCGACGAGCGACGCCGCAGCGAGCTGCTCGAGCAGCGTATCCGCGATGCCGAGGAAGGGCGGGCCAAGGCCGAGCTGGCACGTCAGCGGGTCGAAGGTGCGTTGAATCAGGTCATGCTCGGCAAGGTGCTGCCCCAGGCCGTGGTGGAGTTCGTGCAGCAGGCCTGGAGCCAGGTGCTGCTGCTGACCGGCTTCAAGCATGGCGAGCAGTCAGCCGAATGGAAGGCCGATGTCCTGACCCTGGAGCAACTGATCTGGAGTGTCCAGTATCACGATGAGCCGGATGCCGGCCTGCGCTTGCTGGCCATGGTGCCGGAGCTGCTCAAGGCCTTGCGCGAAGGGTTGAGCCGTTCGGCGTTCGATCCGTTCGCCACCAGTGAATTCTTCAGCGAACTGGAAGTCCTGCACGTGCAGGCTTTGCAGCGCATGGGCCAGGCCACGGATCAGGCCCAGTCGGCCGATGCGCCGGTGATGATCGAGGTGCGGGAGAAAATTGTCCTGCGCCCCGCCTACAAAGTTCCGGCGGATAACGTGACGGTGCGCTTGCCGGCCGATGACGTGGGCCTGCTTCAGGTCGACCAATTGCGCCTGGGCAGCTGGGTGGAGTTCCAGGAGGATGACGACAACAGCCTGCGTTGCAAGCTGGCGGCGATCATCCAGAGCACCGGCAAATATATCTTCGTCAACCGTACCGGCCTCAAGGTACAGGAACACAGCCGCACCGGCCTGGCCCTGGAGTTTCGTCGAGGGGCCGCGCGCCTGTTGGACGACACTTTGCTGTTCGACCGGGCGCTGGAATCCGTGCTCGGCAATCTGCGCCAACTCAATCGCGGCAAGTGA
- the pnp gene encoding polyribonucleotide nucleotidyltransferase, whose translation MNPVIKKFQFGQSTVTLETGRIARQASGAVLVTVDDDVSVLVTVVGAKQADPGKGFFPLSVHYQEKTYAAGKIPGGFFKREGRPSEKETLTSRLIDRPIRPLFPEGFMNEVQVVCTVVSTSKKTDPDIAAMIGTSAALAISGIPFDGPIGAARVAFHESTGYLLNPTYEQLKASSLDMVVAGTSEAVLMVESEAKELTEDQMLGAVLFAHDEFQVVINAVKELAAEAAKPTWTWAPQAEATELLGAIRAEFGEAISQAYTITVKADRYARLGELKDQIVAKLSGEEGQPSAADVKAAFGEIEYRTVRENIVNGKPRIDGRDTRTVRPLNIEVGVLPKTHGSALFTRGETQALVVATLGTARDAQLLDTLEGEKKDPFMLHYNFPPFSVGECGRMGGAGRREIGHGRLARRSVQAMLPDAAVFPYTIRVVSEITESNGSSSMASVCGASLALMDAGVPMKAPVAGIAMGLVKEGEKFAVLTDILGDEDHLGDMDFKVAGTAKGVTALQMDIKIKGITEEIMEIALGQALEARLNILGQMNQVIGQSRTELSENAPTMIAMKIDTDKIRDVIGKGGATIRAICEETKASIDIEDDGSIKIFGETKEAAEAARQRVLGITAEAEIGKIYVGKVERIVDFGAFVNILPGKDGLVHISMLSDARVEKVTDILKEGQEVEVLVLDVDNRGRIKLSIKDVAAAKASGV comes from the coding sequence GTGAACCCGGTAATCAAAAAATTCCAGTTCGGTCAGTCGACCGTTACCCTCGAGACTGGCCGTATCGCCCGTCAGGCCTCCGGCGCAGTGCTGGTCACCGTTGACGACGACGTCAGCGTATTGGTGACCGTAGTGGGTGCCAAGCAAGCCGATCCAGGCAAGGGCTTCTTCCCTCTGTCTGTTCACTACCAGGAAAAGACTTACGCCGCCGGTAAGATTCCTGGCGGTTTCTTCAAGCGCGAAGGCCGTCCTTCCGAGAAAGAAACTCTGACTTCCCGACTGATCGACCGTCCGATCCGTCCGCTGTTCCCAGAAGGCTTCATGAACGAAGTGCAGGTTGTCTGCACCGTCGTCTCCACCAGCAAGAAGACCGATCCGGACATCGCTGCGATGATCGGTACCTCGGCTGCGCTGGCCATCTCCGGCATTCCTTTCGATGGCCCGATCGGCGCTGCCCGCGTTGCGTTCCATGAAAGCACCGGCTACCTGCTGAACCCGACCTACGAGCAATTGAAAGCCTCGAGCCTGGACATGGTCGTTGCCGGTACTTCCGAAGCCGTGCTGATGGTTGAGTCCGAAGCCAAGGAACTGACCGAAGACCAGATGCTGGGCGCCGTGCTGTTCGCCCATGACGAGTTCCAGGTGGTGATCAACGCCGTCAAGGAACTGGCTGCCGAAGCCGCCAAGCCAACCTGGACCTGGGCTCCGCAAGCCGAAGCCACCGAGCTGCTGGGCGCGATCCGTGCCGAGTTCGGCGAAGCGATTTCCCAGGCCTACACCATCACCGTCAAGGCCGACCGTTATGCACGCCTGGGCGAGTTGAAGGATCAGATCGTTGCCAAGCTGTCCGGCGAAGAAGGCCAGCCATCGGCTGCCGACGTCAAGGCTGCTTTCGGTGAAATCGAATACCGGACCGTTCGCGAGAACATCGTCAACGGCAAGCCACGTATCGACGGTCGTGACACCCGCACCGTACGTCCGCTGAACATCGAAGTCGGCGTGCTGCCAAAGACCCACGGTTCGGCGCTGTTCACCCGTGGCGAAACCCAGGCCCTGGTCGTTGCCACACTGGGCACCGCCCGTGACGCGCAACTGCTGGACACCCTGGAAGGCGAAAAGAAAGACCCGTTCATGCTGCACTACAACTTCCCTCCGTTCTCGGTGGGTGAGTGCGGCCGTATGGGTGGCGCCGGTCGCCGCGAAATCGGCCACGGCCGCCTGGCCCGTCGTTCCGTCCAGGCCATGCTGCCGGACGCCGCCGTGTTCCCGTACACCATCCGCGTGGTATCGGAAATCACCGAGTCCAACGGTTCGAGCTCCATGGCTTCGGTCTGCGGCGCTTCCCTGGCGTTGATGGACGCTGGCGTGCCGATGAAGGCACCGGTTGCCGGTATCGCCATGGGCCTGGTGAAGGAAGGCGAGAAATTCGCCGTCCTGACCGACATCCTGGGTGACGAAGACCACCTGGGCGACATGGACTTCAAAGTGGCCGGTACCGCCAAGGGCGTAACCGCACTGCAGATGGACATCAAGATCAAGGGCATTACCGAAGAGATCATGGAAATCGCCCTGGGCCAGGCCCTGGAAGCGCGCCTGAACATCCTCGGCCAGATGAACCAGGTGATCGGTCAGTCCCGCACCGAGCTGTCGGAAAACGCTCCGACCATGATCGCGATGAAGATCGACACCGACAAGATCCGTGACGTCATCGGTAAAGGCGGCGCGACCATCCGTGCGATCTGCGAAGAAACCAAGGCTTCGATCGACATCGAAGACGACGGTTCGATCAAGATCTTCGGCGAAACCAAGGAAGCGGCAGAAGCAGCACGCCAGCGCGTCCTGGGCATCACCGCCGAAGCCGAGATCGGCAAGATCTACGTCGGCAAGGTCGAGCGCATCGTCGACTTCGGCGCCTTCGTCAACATCCTGCCGGGCAAGGACGGTCTGGTTCACATCTCCATGCTGAGCGATGCTCGCGTCGAGAAGGTGACCGACATCCTGAAAGAAGGCCAGGAAGTGGAAGTGCTGGTACTGGACGTGGACAACCGCGGCCGTATCAAACTGTCCATCAAGGACGTGGCGGCGGCCAAGGCATCGGGCGTTTAA
- the nadC gene encoding carboxylating nicotinate-nucleotide diphosphorylase, translating into MPNLRLADLTAEIEANVRRALLEDIGSGDITAQLIPAERLAKATIITREAAIISGTAWVDAVFRQLDPRVAVHWQVRDGDRASPDQALFHLEGPARSLLTGERSALNFLQMLSGVATRARYLADFVADTQVKLLDTRKTLPGLRLAQKYAVTCGGCHNHRIGLYDAFLIKENHIAACGGIAQAIAAAHKIAPGKPVEVEVESLAELKEALAANADIIMLDELSLDDMREAVRLNGGKAKLEASGGINESTLRPIAETGVDYISIGAMTKDVKAVDLSMRLSL; encoded by the coding sequence ATGCCGAACCTACGTCTCGCCGACCTGACCGCCGAAATCGAAGCCAACGTGCGCCGCGCATTGCTCGAAGACATCGGCAGCGGCGACATCACCGCGCAGCTGATCCCCGCCGAACGCCTGGCCAAGGCCACCATCATTACCCGCGAAGCCGCGATCATCAGCGGCACGGCCTGGGTCGACGCCGTGTTCCGGCAATTGGACCCGCGTGTCGCGGTGCATTGGCAAGTGCGCGACGGCGACCGAGCGAGCCCCGACCAGGCGCTGTTCCACCTCGAAGGCCCGGCCCGCTCCTTGCTCACCGGCGAGCGCAGCGCGCTGAACTTCCTGCAGATGCTCTCGGGCGTCGCCACCCGCGCCCGCTACCTGGCCGACTTCGTCGCCGACACCCAGGTCAAGCTGCTGGATACCCGCAAGACCCTGCCCGGGCTGCGCCTGGCGCAGAAGTACGCCGTGACCTGCGGCGGCTGCCATAACCACCGCATCGGTCTGTACGATGCCTTCCTGATCAAGGAAAACCACATCGCCGCCTGTGGCGGGATCGCCCAGGCGATCGCGGCCGCCCACAAGATCGCGCCGGGCAAACCGGTGGAAGTCGAAGTGGAAAGCCTGGCGGAATTGAAAGAAGCCCTGGCGGCCAATGCCGACATCATCATGCTCGACGAACTGAGCCTGGATGACATGCGTGAGGCCGTGCGCCTGAATGGCGGCAAGGCGAAGCTGGAGGCCAGCGGCGGGATCAACGAAAGCACCTTGCGGCCGATTGCCGAGACCGGGGTGGACTACATCTCGATCGGAGCGATGACCAAGGATGTGAAGGCGGTGGATCTGTCGATGCGGCTCAGTCTTTGA
- the ampD gene encoding 1,6-anhydro-N-acetylmuramyl-L-alanine amidase AmpD, whose amino-acid sequence MQLDPASGWCDGVRHCPSPNFNARPEGEISLLVIHNISLPPAQFATGKVQEFFQNRLDVTEHPYFAGIADLRVSAHFLIERDGAVTQFVSCLERAWHAGVSCFEGRETCNDFSIGIELEGTDDLPFTDAQYAALVDLTRQLQAAFKAITVQRICGHSDIAPGRKTDPGPAFDWGRYRAALTEGEGQ is encoded by the coding sequence ATGCAGCTGGACCCCGCGAGCGGTTGGTGCGATGGCGTGCGTCATTGCCCGTCGCCCAACTTCAATGCGCGCCCCGAGGGCGAAATTTCCCTGCTGGTGATCCACAACATCAGCCTGCCGCCTGCCCAGTTCGCCACGGGTAAGGTGCAGGAATTCTTCCAGAATCGTCTGGATGTCACGGAACATCCCTACTTTGCCGGTATCGCCGACTTGCGTGTCTCCGCGCATTTTCTGATCGAGCGTGACGGCGCCGTTACCCAGTTTGTCTCTTGTCTGGAGCGTGCGTGGCATGCGGGCGTTTCGTGCTTCGAGGGGCGGGAAACCTGCAATGATTTTTCCATTGGCATCGAGCTTGAAGGCACCGATGACTTGCCGTTCACCGACGCGCAATATGCCGCCCTGGTGGACCTGACGCGGCAGTTGCAAGCGGCCTTCAAGGCGATCACCGTGCAGCGCATCTGCGGCCACAGCGATATCGCGCCGGGGCGCAAGACCGATCCGGGACCGGCATTTGACTGGGGACGCTATCGAGCGGCCCTGACAGAAGGGGAAGGACAATGA
- a CDS encoding DUF6388 family protein, producing the protein MTAKELTQEARHEEALRKYALDTPQLLEEIRNLSADEQKDQIQWAFEDEAEAQGLQPWELTLKYTSTPEEFEAQRLALHKEAAEVLGVDWDEYCEMNNLVV; encoded by the coding sequence ATGACGGCTAAAGAACTGACCCAAGAAGCCAGACACGAAGAAGCGCTGCGCAAATACGCCCTGGACACGCCTCAGCTACTGGAAGAAATCAGGAACCTGAGCGCCGACGAGCAGAAAGACCAGATCCAGTGGGCCTTCGAAGACGAGGCCGAAGCCCAGGGGCTGCAGCCTTGGGAGTTGACGCTCAAATACACCAGCACCCCTGAAGAGTTCGAGGCGCAGCGTCTGGCCTTGCACAAGGAGGCTGCCGAGGTGCTGGGAGTGGATTGGGATGAGTACTGCGAGATGAATAATCTGGTGGTTTAA
- the cra gene encoding catabolite repressor/activator: MKLSDIAQLAGVSVTTASYVINGKAEQQRISNATVERVRAVVEEHGFTPNPQAAGLRSRHTRTLGFILPDLENPSYARIAKLLEQGARAQGYQLLIASSDDAPESERQLLQLFRARRCDALIVASCLPAGDDSYRQLQAKGIPIIAIDRVMEPEHFCSVISDDRQASLQLTRSLLETQPRQIVLVGARPELSISQERAAGFREALSGFDGQVLIEHGESFSRECGRQLMDDLLERLGHLPDALITTSYVLLQGVFDALHDFPLKSRPLRLGTFGDTQLLDFLPLPVNAMSQQHQLIADKALELALAAIENDDYQPGVQAIARTFKQRIHQD; this comes from the coding sequence TTGAAACTCAGTGATATCGCCCAACTGGCCGGTGTGTCCGTCACCACCGCCAGCTATGTCATCAACGGCAAGGCCGAACAGCAACGCATCAGCAATGCGACCGTCGAACGGGTGCGTGCGGTGGTCGAAGAACATGGCTTCACGCCTAACCCCCAGGCCGCCGGATTGCGCAGTCGGCATACCCGCACCCTGGGCTTCATCCTGCCGGACCTGGAAAACCCCAGTTACGCCCGCATCGCCAAGCTGCTGGAACAGGGCGCCCGGGCGCAGGGCTACCAGTTGCTGATCGCCAGTTCCGATGATGCGCCAGAAAGTGAGCGGCAACTGTTGCAGCTGTTCCGCGCCCGCCGCTGCGACGCGCTGATCGTCGCCAGCTGCCTGCCGGCCGGGGATGACAGCTATCGCCAGCTGCAGGCCAAGGGCATTCCGATCATCGCCATCGACCGGGTGATGGAGCCTGAGCACTTCTGTTCGGTGATCAGTGACGACCGTCAGGCCAGCCTGCAACTGACCCGCAGCCTGCTGGAGACGCAACCCCGGCAGATCGTGCTGGTCGGCGCGCGTCCCGAGCTGAGTATCAGCCAGGAGCGGGCCGCGGGCTTTCGCGAAGCACTGAGCGGATTCGATGGCCAGGTGCTGATCGAGCACGGCGAATCGTTCAGCCGCGAATGCGGCCGCCAGTTGATGGACGACTTGCTTGAGCGCTTGGGGCATCTGCCCGACGCGCTGATCACCACTTCCTACGTGCTGCTGCAAGGGGTGTTCGACGCCCTGCACGATTTCCCGCTCAAGTCGCGCCCGCTGCGCCTGGGCACCTTTGGTGACACGCAACTGCTGGATTTCCTGCCATTGCCGGTCAATGCCATGTCCCAGCAACATCAATTGATCGCCGACAAGGCGCTGGAACTGGCCTTGGCGGCCATCGAGAACGATGACTACCAGCCTGGCGTACAGGCCATTGCGCGGACCTTCAAGCAGCGTATCCACCAGGACTGA
- the ampE gene encoding regulatory signaling modulator protein AmpE, producing the protein MSFLVLLLAVWIEKFSALRQRVQRDGAWLGELNRIEASPRWVNRPWLVLLAMVLLPVALLALLLWVLEPVAYGLLVLPVHLLVVIYSLGRGDLLAELGPFRDAWRREDLQAASHVAKRDLDIEADNGEQLLGRVQGHLLWQAYQSFFAVIFWYFLLGPVAALSYRLLALAAEHSQNPGVAERAAQLRHAFDWVPVRLLAASFALVGNFVAVSRVMLHELLNWNISAAQLVDKVGLVAGEIPEPVAGPDGINSLDRLWELLLRAAVLWYAGFALWTVLA; encoded by the coding sequence ATGAGTTTTCTGGTGTTGCTGCTGGCGGTCTGGATCGAGAAGTTCTCGGCACTGCGCCAGCGAGTCCAGCGTGACGGCGCGTGGCTGGGCGAGCTGAACCGGATCGAGGCGAGCCCTCGCTGGGTCAATCGGCCCTGGCTAGTGCTGCTGGCCATGGTCCTGTTGCCCGTGGCGCTGCTGGCGCTGTTGTTGTGGGTGCTTGAGCCGGTGGCCTACGGATTACTGGTGCTGCCGGTACACTTGCTGGTGGTGATCTACAGCCTGGGGCGTGGGGATCTGTTGGCCGAGCTGGGCCCGTTTCGCGACGCGTGGCGTCGCGAAGACCTGCAAGCGGCCAGCCATGTGGCCAAGCGCGACCTCGATATCGAAGCCGACAATGGCGAGCAATTGCTGGGACGTGTCCAGGGCCATCTGTTGTGGCAGGCCTACCAGAGCTTTTTCGCGGTGATTTTCTGGTACTTCCTGCTGGGCCCGGTGGCGGCCCTGAGTTATCGCCTGCTGGCGCTGGCCGCCGAGCATAGCCAGAACCCCGGCGTGGCCGAACGGGCAGCGCAACTGCGGCATGCCTTCGACTGGGTGCCGGTACGGCTGCTGGCGGCGAGTTTCGCCCTGGTGGGCAACTTCGTGGCGGTCAGCCGGGTGATGCTGCATGAACTGCTGAACTGGAACATCAGCGCCGCTCAATTGGTCGACAAGGTCGGCCTGGTGGCCGGCGAAATTCCTGAGCCCGTGGCCGGGCCGGACGGCATCAACAGCCTCGATCGGCTGTGGGAGTTGCTGCTGCGTGCGGCGGTGCTCTGGTATGCCGGGTTTGCGTTGTGGACGGTGTTGGCTTAA
- a CDS encoding methyl-accepting chemotaxis protein has product MSATAQEVARSAAAAVSSAHSVNDETLSGRGLVESQQGSIARLASEIDQSVQVINQLATDSQAISRVLDVIKSIAEQTNLLALNAAIEAARAGEQGRGFAVVADEVRTLAKRTQQSTEEIEAMISRLHGGVGAAVKAMGTSHEMANGTVGQSEKVQQALENILGAVGMIVDQNQQIAAAVEQQTAVAHDIDRNIVEINRAGERTAEGAHQTEDASRELSAQVGQLKLLINAFRV; this is encoded by the coding sequence ATGTCGGCCACGGCTCAGGAGGTGGCCCGCAGTGCCGCAGCGGCGGTCAGCAGCGCGCACAGCGTGAACGATGAAACACTCAGCGGGCGAGGGTTGGTGGAGTCCCAACAGGGCAGCATCGCCCGCCTGGCCAGCGAAATCGATCAGTCGGTGCAGGTGATCAATCAGTTGGCGACCGACAGCCAGGCCATCAGCCGCGTGCTGGATGTGATCAAGAGCATTGCCGAGCAGACCAACCTATTGGCCCTCAACGCCGCGATCGAGGCGGCTCGGGCCGGTGAACAGGGGCGCGGCTTCGCGGTGGTGGCCGATGAGGTGCGGACCCTGGCCAAGCGGACCCAGCAGTCGACTGAAGAGATCGAGGCGATGATCAGCCGTCTGCACGGCGGTGTGGGGGCGGCGGTCAAGGCCATGGGTACCAGTCATGAGATGGCCAATGGCACGGTCGGTCAGTCGGAGAAGGTCCAGCAAGCGTTGGAGAACATCCTCGGTGCAGTTGGCATGATCGTCGACCAGAATCAGCAGATCGCGGCGGCTGTCGAGCAGCAGACGGCGGTGGCCCATGATATCGACCGGAACATTGTCGAGATCAACCGTGCGGGTGAGCGCACGGCCGAAGGTGCGCATCAGACTGAGGATGCCAGCCGTGAATTGTCTGCGCAGGTGGGGCAGCTCAAGTTGTTGATCAATGCGTTTCGGGTGTGA